CGCCATCGGTGGAGGATGCGATCACCGGCTCACGCCAGCGGTCCAGCTTCAGCTTGAAGAGCCCGGCGAAACCGCCGAGCCCGCCGAGCACCTCAGGACGAGTCGCCCTGGCCGCCCAGGGCTTGAGTCGCTCTACCGCCTCGTCACCAGCGGAGATGTCCACTCCGGCAGCGGCATAGGTGGCACCTGACATCTCGGTCTGGGCAGTCACAACAGGCTCCATGTCATCCGAAGACATATCTGAGGGGTCGAAGGGCCTCGTCAGGCCCGGCGCCGCCGGAAAGCGGGCCCTGCCAGCGTTCTCGACAACCACGCTACGCGCTGATCTAGATCCACAACGTAACGGTTGTCGCACCATCGCCGGACGGCGACCACCTCGACCAGGTGGTCGAGGTAGTCGCGTTGCGCTGCGTCAGGGGCGCTGCACGGCATCCTGTGCCCCGTACGAACTCGGCACCACCGGTTCGGCGGGCCCTGCCGTACCCGAGACGTCCGCGTCCCAGGCCTCCAGCAGGTTCTTGCCCAGCATCTCATCCGAGGGCAGGGCGATGGGGTACTCGCCGTCGAAGCACGCCGCGCACAAGCGGGTTCTCGGCTGTTCGGACGCCGCGACCAGGTTCTCCAGGGAGACGTAGCCCAATGTGTCCGCGCCCACTGATCGGCGGACGCCGTCGATGTCGACGCCGTTGGCGATCAACTCTGCCCTGGAGGCGAAGTCGATGCCGTAGAAGCACGGCCACCGCACGGGCGGCGAAGCGATCCGGACGTGAACCTCCAACGCCCCGGCCTCCCGCAACATGCGAACCAGGGCACGCTGCGTGTTGCCTCGCACGATCGAGTCGTCGACGACGACCAGGCGCTTTCCCCTGATCACCTCGCGCAACGGGTTGAGCTTCAGCCGGATGCCGAGCTGGCGGATGGTCTGCGAGGGCTGGATGAACGTCCGACCCACGTAGGAGTTCTTGACCAGACCCTGCCCGTACGGGATGCCGGAGGCCTGCGCGTAGCCGATCGCGGCGGGCGTCCCCGACTCGGGGACCGGGATCACCAGGTCGGCCTCGACCGGGTGTTCCGCCGCGAGTTTGCGCCCGATCTCGACGCGGGTGGCATGGACCGAACGACCGGAGATGGTGGTGTCGGGACGAGCCAGGTAGACGTACTCGAACAGGCAGCCCTTGGGGTCCGGGGATGCGAAGCGCGAGCTGCGCAGGCCGTCGGAGTCGATGGCCAGCAGCTCGCCCGGTTCGATCTCTCGAACGAAGGACGCGCCGACGATGTCCAGTGCCGCCGTCTCGCTGGCGATGACCCAGCCGCGTTCGAGCCTGCCGAGACACAGCGGTCGCACGCCCTGCGGATCGCGGGCGGCGTAGAGGGTGGACTCGTCGGAGAAGACGAGGGAGAAGCCGCCTCGGACGGTCGGCAGCAGGTCCAGCGCGGCCTGTTCGATCGTGAGATCCGCTGCGGCATGGGCCAGCAGGCCGCAGACGAGGTCGGAGTCGGTGGTGGCCGCCATGTCGGCGGCGCCGCCGGTGCCCACCGCGCCGAGTTCCACGGCGCGGCTCAGCAGCTCGGCGGTGTTCACCAGATTGCCGTTGTGGCCGAGCACGAGGCCGCTGCCCGCCGCCGTGGTGCGAAACGTCGGCTGGGCGTTCTCCCACTTCCCGGAGCCGGTGGTGGAGTATCTGGTGTGTCCGACGGCGACATGTCCTCGCAGCGAGGAGAGCACCTGCTCGTCGAACACCTGGCTGACCAGGCCGAGGTCCTTGTAGACCACGACCTTGCGGCCGTCGCCGACGGCGATGCCCGCCGCCTCCTGGCCGCGGTGCTGAAGTGCGTAGATCCCGTAGAAGGTGATCTTCGCGACCTCCTCGCCCGGGGCCCACACGCCGAACAGACCGCATTCCTCGCGAGGAACGTCCTTGTCGATGTCGGCCGGTGCGGAGCCGGGGGTTGCCGTGGGGCCGAGGGTTGCCTTCTCTGTGCCGTTGGCGCCTGCTGCCGCCGGTTGGTGGACGACCACCGAGATCTCCCTATGGATGGAAGGCGGGATACCGCCCGAGTGTAGTCCGAATGCCGGTGGCCCCGACGTGTCGCGCGACCCACCGGCCGGGGCGGGGCGTCGAGCGACGGGAGAGGCGCAAGAGGTCCTCGGGGCGCATGGGACGGCGTCCGAACGTCGGACGACGCAGTCAGGCAGGCCAGACGCGGGGCAGCGACGAGGTCGCCGAGGAGGCGTCCACGACGGGCGGATGCGCCTGGTTCGTGCGGTCGTGATCGCGGGCGGGCCGCCGGGCGGGTCGAGCGGTGCGCAGGACGTCAGAACAGCGGCAGCCAGTGCGAGACGTCGGCGCGCGAGCCGGAGGCGCTGACGCGGCCTTCGTCCAGCGCATCGGACCAGGTCAGCCTGCCGGTGGCGAGTTCAAGCCAGGTGCGCGGATCGGTCTCCACCACGTTCGGCGGTGTTCCCCTGGTGTGTCGCGGGCCCGCCACGCACTGCACCGCCGCGAAGGGCGGCACCCGCACCTCGACGGTGTGACCCGGCGCGATCTGCTCCAGGGTTCGGAGGCTGAGCCGGACCGCGGCGGCGAGCACCGTGCGCTCCGGCGGGGCGGCCGCCTCGTCGTCCAGCCAGCCTCGGACCGCCGTCACGGCGGCCCTGACCTCGTGCGGATCGAGCCGACGTCGCGCAGCCATGCCGTGCAGCCTAGCCGGCCGCCGGCAGGCAGCGGCGCGTCGATGGGCTTACCGTTCGATCCATGGGGCTGTCCGCAGAACCACACATCCCCTCGTCGGAGGTGCCGCCCGCGAGTGGCGCGGGCCTGCCCGGTCTCATTGAGGACTACGCGATGCTCTCCGATCTGCGTACCGCCGCCCTGGTGGGCAAGGACGGATCGATCGACTGGCTGTGCGTGCCCCGGTTCGACTCGTCGTCCTGCTTCTCCCGGCTCCTCGGCGACGACCGGGCAGGCCACTGGCGGATCACGCCGGTCGAGGAGGTCATCGAGGTGCGGCGTCGCTATCGCGACGACACGATGATCCTGGAGACCGACTTCCACACCGCGCACGGCGTCGTACGCCTGGTCGACGCGATGGAGCCGCATCCCGATCACGAAGACCTGCCGACCCGACTGATCCGCACCGTCTACGGGATCTCGGGCTCCGTGCAGATGCGACTCGACTGGGTGGTGCGCTTCGCGTATGCCGATTCGGTCCCGTGGGTCCGCCGGGTCCAGGAGGAGGAGTCGACGGAGTGCATCTTCGCCGTCGCGGGCCCCGACGCCGTGGTGCTTCGTGGGGAGCCGCTGCCCAAGCCGGTGCCCCATCAGCGCGCCCACGAGGCGATCTTCACGCTCGGTGCGGGCGAGAGCCGCGCCTGGGTGATGCAGTACTCGTGGACCGCGCAGACGCCCCCGGCCTGGGTGGACCCGGCCGAGTGCCTGCGGCGGACCGAGCGATTCTGGCGCGAGTGGGCGGGGAAGATCCAGTACACCGGTCCCTGTGAAGGGTCCGTCCGCCGGTCGTTGATCACCCTCAAGGGACTGATCTACGCCCCGAGCGGCGGCATCGTCGCGGCCCCGACCACGTCACTGCCGGAGGCGCTCGGCGGATCGCGCAACTGGGACTACCGATACTGCTGGCTGCGGGACGCCACGCTGACCCTGCTCGCGTTGGACTCGCTGGGCTGCGGGGCGGAGGCGGCGGCCTGGCGGGACTGGCTGCTGCGCGCGGTGGCGGGCGATCCGGCCGACCTGCAGATCATGTATGCCATCGACGGTCGCCGTCACCTGCTCGAATGGGAGGCGGACTGGCTGACCGGCTACCACGGTGCGGGGCCGGTGCGAGTCGGCAACAACGCGTTCCGGCAACGGCAGCTCGACGTCTACGGCGAGGTGATGGACGCCCTGCATCTGGCCAGGGAGCGCGGGCTCGCCGAGACCGCCGAGTCCTGGGCACTGCAGCGCGCCCTCCTGCATGACCTCGAGCGGATCTGGCGGCTGCCGGACCGAGGTCTCTGGGAGGTGCGCGGACCGGAACGACACTTCACCCATTCCAGGGTGATGGTCTGGGTGGCTTTCGATCGTGCGGTGCACGCCGTCGAGGAGTTCGGTCTGCCGGGGCCGGTGGAGCGCTGGCGCGATCTGCGAGACCGGGTGCATGCCGAGGTGCTCCGGGACGGTTGGAACGATCAGCTCGGCGCGTTCACGCAGTACTACGGCGGGACCGAGCTGGACGCCGCCACCCTGATGCTTCCCATGCTGGGCTTCCTGCCCGGCACCGATGATCGGATCCTGGGCACCATCGCGGCGATCGACCGGGATCTGCGACACGGCGACCTGGTGGACCGCTACTCCACGGACCCCGGGATCTCGCCGGTCGACGGGCTGAGCGGCCGGGAGGGCTCGTTCATCGCCTGTTCGTTCTGGTTCGTCAACGCGCTGGAGCTCTCCGGACGGTGTGACGAGGCGCTGGCGATGTTCCACCGGCTCGTGGCGCTGGCCAACGACGTGGGGCTGTACTCCGAGGAGTACGACTCCGACACCCGGCGGTTCACCGGCAACTTCCCGCAGGCATTCAGCCAGCTCGCCATGGTCGACTCGGCGGCGCTGCTGGCATTGAACACACCGCGCAGACATGAGCAGGACCGCAGGGACGGCCAGGTGTCTCGTCATCACCACGCCCGTCGACACGCCGACGACGGGCATCCGGGCTGCTCCTGAATCGGTCGGTTTCGCAAGACCTGCGGGCCGTCCAGTCGCCGGTCCCGGGCGTCGGATGCGCGCGGAGGCCACCACGGGGCATCCCCGCCCGGTCGCCCTTCGACGCTAGTGCCGCCGCTGGGCCGTCAGCAGGCGGTTGATCGCCGCAGGCGGCCCCGGCCGGGCGAAGTACCAGCCCTGACCTGCCTCACAGCCGATGTCCCGCAGTCGTTCCGCCTGCGCCGCCGTCTCGACGCCCTCTGCCGTGACGGTCAGGCCCAGGGCGTGCGCGAGTGTGACCAGTGCGCCGACGATCTGTTCGTCCACGGGGTCGGGCCTGCCCGCCACCCGCAGCCCCTCCACGAACGACCCCGCGATCTTGAGCTCGTGCACGGGAAGCCGTCGCAGGTAGGCGAGATTGGAGTAGCCGGTGCCGAAGTCGTCGATGGCGATGCGGACGCCCATGTCATAGAGCTTGCGCAACGCGCTGGTCTGATCCTCGGCCGTGCCCATCACGGCGCTCTCGGTGAGTTCGAGCTGGAGCTGGCCTGCCCGCAGTCCGGTCTCTCGCAGGATGGACTCGACGTCGCTGACCAGCGACGGGTCCCGCGACTGGCGGGCGGCGAGGTTGACGCTGACGAAGGGTGCGTCGTCGCCGAACTCGTCGCTCCACTGCCGCGCCTGTCGACAGGTGTGTTCGAGCACCCACCGGCCGAGTTGGACGATGAGTCCGGTCTCCTCGGCCAGCCCGATGAACCTGTCCGGAGCGAGCAGGCCGTGTTCGGGATGCTGCCAGCGGACGAGGGCCTCCACGGCGATGACCCGTCCGTCGGCCAAGGCCACCAGCGGCTGATAGTCGACGTAGAACTCCTCGCGTTCCAGCGCCGCAGGCATGGTGGCGGAGAGCCGGAACCTGGCGACCTCGCGGGCATTGCGCTCCGGGTCGAACAGCGCCCAGCGGCTCTTGCCCTCGGACTTCGCCCAGTACAGCGTCACGTCGGCGTCCCGGATCAGGTCGCCGGAGCCGCCCGCGACGACCGGGCGTTCGACGATGCCGATGCTGGCCGACACCGAGAGCTGGTGGCCGCCGATCCTGATCGGGTCGGCGAGCACGTCCAGCACCTGGTTGCCCAGTTCGATGAGCTGATCGGTTCCGGAGCTGCGTTCGGCCAGCAGCACGAACTCGTCGCCGCCGAGGCGGGCCACCAGACAGTCGTTCAGGGCGACGCTCGCCGCGAGCCGTTTCGCGACCGCGACCAGCAGCTCGTCGCCGACGTGATGGCCGAGGCTGTCATTGATGACCTTGAACCCGTCGAGGTCGATGAAGCACAGGCCTACTCGGCGATCGCGCTCCGGTCGGTTGAACACGCGTGCCAGCCGGTCTAGGAACAGCGCGCGGTTGGCCAGCCCGGTCAGCGGGTCGTGCAGCGCCTGATAGCGCAGCCGGTCCTGAAGCTGATGGCGGTCGGTGACGTCCTCCATCATCGCGAGCTGATACTGCGGCTCGCCGTCGGGACCACGGACCAGCGAGACGGTGAGGTTGGTCCACACGGAGTCGCCGTCGCTGCGGAAGAACTGCTTCTCCGCCCGGAAGTACTCGCGATCGCCTCTGGTCAGCTGCCGGTACGCCTCGTGAGTGGACTCCGGGTCGCCTGCATGCAGGAACTCCTGAAGAGAGAAGCCCCGGAACTCCTCCAGCGAGTAGCCGAGCATCTGCTGCAGGGCGAGGTTGGCGTCGAGCATCCGGCCGTCCACGTCGGCGAGCCCGATGCCGATGGCGGCCTCGGTGAATAGCGCGCGAAAGCGGGCCTCACTGGCGCGCAGCGCCGCCTCGGCCTGCTCGCGGGCGTCGAGCACCGCCTCGCGGATCGCCTCCTGCTCGTGGAGGGTGCGCTGCCGCAGCGCGTAGCCGTAACCGCCCGCGAGCGCGCCCTGCACCGCGGACACCCGCCCGGCGGCGAGGTCGGGCAGGGCCTGCGTGATCTCCTCACCCAGCAGAGTGATGCTGCGCTCCAACGTGGCGGAGCTGGTGAAGTGGCTGTCGACCAGGTCGACGCCGACCTCCCAGGCGGCGCGGGCGTTGAACGGCTCTGCGGCCAGCGCCGTGAGGATCCGAGTCGCCAACCCGACGAGGTACTCCACGACCTCGTCCTGGGACATCGACACATAGCTCGTGCCGTTGATCGCCGCAGCCCACCCCTGCGCGAGTCGTCGGGCCGCGATCGCGTGATCCGCGTCGTGGTCACCGGCCCCCGCAGGGTCGCCGGGTCGCTCCGTCATGCGCACAATGAGGCCTGCTCACCAGTCTCGAACCGCTGAGGCGACGACACGGGCCGCCGCGTCAGGTCGGCGGGCGGCGTCGCGACTTGCCGTGACGCGCCGGGGACCGTTCCGTGGCACCCGGCCGCAGCCGGATCGTCAACCACGAGTTCGAGGGTAACGCCCGACCGAATCCCTCGCCCCGCATGGCATCGTCCGCCTCGTCCGTTCGGCGGCGGCGGGTGATCCCGACAGCCGTGGCGACGGGCAGGAACTGTCACGACAGCCTCCCCCCATCACCCGTCTGGAGTATCACCAGTTGTCAGCAGCATACGACGCAAGGTGATTCGGCCGACGCGGGTCGGGGGTCACGCCTTCCGTCCAACGCCCACCGCTCCCGGGGCCCAGTCCGGGTCCGGGCCCGCATAGAGGTCGCCGCCGCTGAACAGTCCCGCGTTGACCACCCCAGGCGGGTCGATGATCGCGAAGTCACCGAACAGCTCCGCGATCTGCGCCTCGGTGCGCAGGGTCAGCGGAGTCGCGCTGCGGCTGTAGACCTTCTTGACGGTGGTGGCGCGTTCGTCCTCCTGCTCGCCCTCGTGCACCGGCTCGGCGAGCCCGTGCGAGACCACCAGGTGACTGCCTGCGGCGACGGCCTCGTAGTACTGCGCGAGGGTGGCCGCCGGGTCGTCCGCGTCCGGGATGAAGTGCAGCACGGCGACGGTGAGCAGACCGACCGGCTCGCTGAGGTCGAGCAGGTCGACCACGGTCGGGTCGGTCAGCACCGCGTCGACGTCACGGAGATCGGCGTTGACGACGGCGGCCTGCTTGTCGTGCGCCAGGATCGACCGGCTGTGCGCATAGGCGACCGGATCGTTGTCGACGTAGACCACCTTGGCGGTCGGATCGATGCGTTGCGCGGTCTCGTGGACGTTGCCGACGGTGGGGATGCCGGAACCGAGGTCGATGAACTGGCGGACCCCGGCGTCGAGCAGCAGACGCACCGACCAACGGAGGAACGAGCGGTTGAGCTGAGCGAACCGCCTGGTGCCGGGGAACGTCGCGATCACCTGGTCGGCCATCTGCCGATCGACGGCGAAGTTGTGGGCTCCGCCGAGGAAGTAGTCGTACATCCGAGCCGCGCTCGGTCGCTCCACGTCGACCTCGCTGGGCACCCAAGAAGGACGTTCTCCTGCCACGGAAGCACTCCTGTTCGCCAAGACCACTCGATCAGGCGATAAGCATAAGCGGTGTCGATCGCCCGCCGTCACCGCAGGACCGCGTTCCGTGTCCTTTTGTCCGGTCACTTGCGCCAGCGGGCGACACCCGGTCGACGCGGGGCCGACGACATCCCACCTCGGCGCCCCGGAGAGACGGCCACAGCTCGATCGAGAACGGAGGACCGACGGGGATCACGCTGGTCAACGGCGCGTCCCCGGCGAGCGCGCCCCGCGACGGCCCCCGACTCGGCGCCGGTCGGCTCGGGTCGAAGCGACCGGACTCGGTCCGTGTCGGTCCACTCTCGACGGTGGGAGTGGGCCGCGCCGGGACTTCGCAACCCGATCTCGAGACGGATTCACTCGGCTCGCCCGGTCGCGTGCGGTCTCCGGGCGGGACGGCGGTATCCGACTTACGGTGAGCGGGAAATCACGAGCCACTCTTCATGTTCCGTGGCTACTCACCCGACCCTCACTCTCAGTCGGATATTCCGACAGGAATTCACGTAGGGGTGCCAGTTGACCAAGACGAATCGCCTACGCGCCAGAGTCGGCATCATCGCCGCCACCACCACGCTGCTCCTTCTGGGTGCGGTCACTCCCGCCATCGCGGGCCGGACTGCCGTCGAGACCGAGCAGACCACCGAGGAGACACCACTTCCCGAGGGCTCCAACGAGCACTACGCGGGCTCTCAGATCGTGAAGCACGAAGGACGACACGGCAGTCCTGACATGACTACGAAGCAGGCCAGCCAGACCCATGGCATGGACGTCAGCGGTTGGCAGGGCAGCGTCAACTGGGACAACGCCTGGGCGAACGGGGCGAAGTTCGCCTATGTGAAGGCCACGGAGGGCACCGGGTTCAGGAACCCGGACTTCGCCCAGCAGTACAACGGCTCCTACAACGTGGGCATGATCCGCGGCGCCTACCACTTCGCCCTGCCCGATCGCTCGACAGGAGCGGCACAGGCCAAGTACTTCGTGGCCAACGGCGGCGGCTGGTCTAAGGACGGCCGGACGCTGCCTCCGACACTCGACATCGAGTACAACCCCTACGGCGCGACCTGCTACGGGCTGAGCCAGTCCCAGATGGTGGCCTGGATCAGGGACTTCAGCAATGAGGTCCACCGGCTGACCACTCGCTACCCGACGATCTACACCAGTACGAGCTGGTGGCAGACCTGCACGGGGAACAACGGCGGATTCGGTGCGACGAACCCGCTGTGGATCGCCCGATACGCGAGTTCGGTGGGCACCCTGCCGAACGGCTGGGGATTCCACACCATCTGGCAGTACGCGGACAGCGGGATCTTCCCCGGCGACCAGAACTGGTTCAACGGCGCCCACGACCGGCTCCAGGCGCTCGCGAACGGATGATTCCGACGACCACGATCATCCGGGGTGCGCACCTGTGGGCGGGTGCGCACCCCGATCCATGACGGTCGGCAGTGGGCGGACGAGTCCATCATGATCGGCAGGCGATGTCGCGCGCTGCGGGCCGCAGGATTCCGGCGGCCCCTCTGCGGCCCCGGCGGCCTCTGCGGCCCCGGCTGGCGATCAGGGCAGGTCGGGAACCGCACGGCTCGAGCCTGCCCGCGACGACCCGCCGCCGTCCGCCACCATCGCCGTCGACCGGTCTACGGCCGCATCAGCTGTTCCGGCGGCCGCCGGAACGACGCCGCCGAGGCCGTGACGCGGGCACTCCCCAGGCAGGGACCACCAAGCAGTCCGGGCCGCGGGCATCCGCATGGGACGCCGACGGCCCGGACCATCGATCAGTGTGTGCGACCTCAGCCGAACAGGGCAGGCAGCGTGCCCTCCCACGCCTCGCGCAGCCGGGCGAGCGGGAAGTCGCCGACGCCCTGGATCTCGACGGCGTCGGCCTCGGGGTCCACGACGCCGACCTTCGTCCACGGCAGTCCGCGCATGGTGCACATGTCGGTGAACCGCAGCTCCTCGGTGCGGGTGACCGACACCAGCGCCCGGCCCGCCGACTCCGAGAAGAGCCAGACGAACGGGTCGGCGTCCTCCGGGAGCACGATGCGGCAGCCGGTCTGCCCGGTGAGCGCCGCCTCGATCACGGCCTGAGCCAGGCCGCCCTCGGAGAGGTCGTGTGCGGCCGAGACCATGCCGTCGCGGGAGCCTGCGAAGAGGACCTCCGCGAGCAGTCGCTCGGCGGCGAGGTCCACCTTCGGCGGCCTGCCGCCCAGGTGACCGTGCACGACGCGGGCCCATTCCGAGCCGTCGAACTCGTCGGCGGTCGTGCCGAGCAGCAGCAACGACTCGCCCGCCTCGTTGCCGATCCCGCTGGGGATCCGCCGATGGACGTCGTCGATGACGCCGAGCACGCCGACCACCGGCGTCGGCAGGATCGCCGTGGCGCCGGTCTGGTTGTAGAAGCTGACGTTGCCGCCCGTCACGGGGATGCCCAGCTCACGGCAGCCGTCGGCCAGGCCGCGCACCGCCTGCTCGAACTGCCACATCACGCCAGGGTCCTCCGGCGAGCCGAAGTTCAGGCAGTTCGTCACCGCAGCGGGAACCGCACCGCTCACCGCGACGTTGCGATACGCCTCGGCCAGCGCGAGCTGCGCGCCCGTGTACGGGTCGAGCCTGCAGTAACGCCCGTTGCAGTCGGTGGCCACCGCCACGCCGAGACCGGTCGTCTCGTCGATGCGGATCATTCCCGCGTCGGCTGGCTGCGACAGCACCGTGTTGCCCTGCACGTACCGGTCGTACTGATCGGTCACCCAGGCCCGGCTGGCCAGGTTCGGCGAGGCGATCATCCGCAGCAGCGTGTCACTCAGCTCCTGGGGGCCGCTCGGCCGCGCGAGACCGGAGGTGTCGTTCGCGATGAGGTCGTCCTGATCGGCGGGCCGGGCCACCGGACGCCGATACACCGGGCCCTCGTGGGCCACGGTACGCGGCGGCACGTCGACGACGACCTCGCCGTTCCAGGTGATGATCAGCCTGCCGCCTCGGGCGGTCTCCTCCTCGGAGACCTCGGTGACCTCGCCGATCACCGTCGCGGTGACGTCCCACTTCTCGCACACGGCCAGGAAGGCGTCCACGTCCTCCGGTCGCACCACGGCGCACATGCGCTCCTGCGACTCGCTGGAGAGGACCTCCGCCGGGGTCATGCCCGCAGCCCGCAGCGGGACCCGGTCCAGCTCGACGCGCATTCCGCCGTCGCCCGCCGAGGCCAGCTCGGAGGTGGCGCAGGACAGCCCCGCGCCGCCCAGGTCCTGGATGCCCACGACCAGCCTGCTGCCGAACAGCTCGAGACAGCACTCGATCAGGACCTTCTCGGCGAAGGGGTCCCCGACCTGCACGGCGGGCAGCTTCTTGCGACCACCGCCCGCGTCGCCCCCGGCGAAGCTGTCGGAGGCCAGCACGGACACGCCGCCGATGCCGTCCAGACCCGTCCGAGCACCGAAGAGGATGATCTTGTTACCGACCCCGGACGCATGAGCCAGGTGGAGGTCCTCCACGCGCATCGAGCCGATGCAGAGCGCGTTGACCAGCGGGTTTCCCGCATAGCTCTCGTCGAAGACGACCTCGCCGCCGATGTTGGGCAGCCCGAGGCAGTTGCCGTAACCGCCGACGCCTGCCACCACACCGGGCAGCACCCGCTTCGTGTCGGGTGCGTCGGCCGGGCCGAAGCGCAGCGGGTCCGCGATCGCGACCGGCCGGGCACCCATCGCCATGATGTCCCGGACGATGCCGCCCACGCCGGTCGCCGCACCCTGGTAGGGCTCCACGTACGACGGGTGGTTGTGCGACTCGACCTTGAAGGTGACGGCCCAGCCGTCGCCGATGTCGATCACACCGGCGTTCTCGCCGATGCCCGCGAGCATCGTCGAGCGCATCTCCTCGGTGGTGGTCTCGCCGAAGTAGCCGAGGTGCACCTTGGAGGACTTGTAGGAGCAGTGCTCGCTCCACATCACCGAGTACATGGCCAGCTCGGCGTCCGTGGGCCGCCTGCCCAGGATCTCGCGAATGCGCTGGTACTCGTCGTCCTTCACGCCCAGTTCCCGATGCGGCTGCGCCGTGTCGGGGGTGGCCCGGGCGTGCTCCACCGTGTCGACGAAGCTCGTGGCTGCCGAGTTCGTGTCGGCGGAGTTCGTGTCTACGGACTGCTCGTTGCCGGTCACACGCTCACCATCGCGTCGAGGAGGGACAGGAACACGCCGAGCCCGTCGTCACTCGGGCCGGTCAGCGCGTCGACGGCATGCTCCGGATGCGGCATCATGCCGACGATCCGGCCGCTGGGATCGCTGATGCCCGCGATCTCGCGCAGCGCGCCGTTGGGCGGGTCGCCGAGGTACCGCAGGACGACCCGGCCCTCACCCTCCAGCGTGTCGAGGGTGGCCTCGTCCGCGACGTAGCGACCTTCCATGGACTTCAGCGGGACGATGATCTCCGCGCCTGCCTCGTAGCGGCCGGTCCAGGCCGTGTCGGTGCGCTCGACGCGCAGCCACTGGTCGCGGCAGACGAAGTGCAGTCCGGCGTTGCGCACCAGCGCGCCGGGCAGCAGCCCGGCCTCGCACAAGATCTGGAAGCCGTTGCAGATGCCGAGCACCGGCATTCCCCGGCCCGCAGCCGCGACGACCTCGGTCATCACCGGGGCGAAGCTGGCGATCGCGCCACAGCGCAGATAGTCGCCATAGGAGAACCCGCCGGGCACCACCACCGCGTCGACACCGCGCAGGTCGGCGTCCCGATGCCACAGCGAGACCGCCTCCGCGCCCGCGAGGCGGA
The Actinoalloteichus fjordicus DNA segment above includes these coding regions:
- the purF gene encoding amidophosphoribosyltransferase, with the translated sequence MDKDVPREECGLFGVWAPGEEVAKITFYGIYALQHRGQEAAGIAVGDGRKVVVYKDLGLVSQVFDEQVLSSLRGHVAVGHTRYSTTGSGKWENAQPTFRTTAAGSGLVLGHNGNLVNTAELLSRAVELGAVGTGGAADMAATTDSDLVCGLLAHAAADLTIEQAALDLLPTVRGGFSLVFSDESTLYAARDPQGVRPLCLGRLERGWVIASETAALDIVGASFVREIEPGELLAIDSDGLRSSRFASPDPKGCLFEYVYLARPDTTISGRSVHATRVEIGRKLAAEHPVEADLVIPVPESGTPAAIGYAQASGIPYGQGLVKNSYVGRTFIQPSQTIRQLGIRLKLNPLREVIRGKRLVVVDDSIVRGNTQRALVRMLREAGALEVHVRIASPPVRWPCFYGIDFASRAELIANGVDIDGVRRSVGADTLGYVSLENLVAASEQPRTRLCAACFDGEYPIALPSDEMLGKNLLEAWDADVSGTAGPAEPVVPSSYGAQDAVQRP
- a CDS encoding sterol carrier family protein → MAARRRLDPHEVRAAVTAVRGWLDDEAAAPPERTVLAAAVRLSLRTLEQIAPGHTVEVRVPPFAAVQCVAGPRHTRGTPPNVVETDPRTWLELATGRLTWSDALDEGRVSASGSRADVSHWLPLF
- a CDS encoding glycoside hydrolase family 15 protein; its protein translation is MGLSAEPHIPSSEVPPASGAGLPGLIEDYAMLSDLRTAALVGKDGSIDWLCVPRFDSSSCFSRLLGDDRAGHWRITPVEEVIEVRRRYRDDTMILETDFHTAHGVVRLVDAMEPHPDHEDLPTRLIRTVYGISGSVQMRLDWVVRFAYADSVPWVRRVQEEESTECIFAVAGPDAVVLRGEPLPKPVPHQRAHEAIFTLGAGESRAWVMQYSWTAQTPPAWVDPAECLRRTERFWREWAGKIQYTGPCEGSVRRSLITLKGLIYAPSGGIVAAPTTSLPEALGGSRNWDYRYCWLRDATLTLLALDSLGCGAEAAAWRDWLLRAVAGDPADLQIMYAIDGRRHLLEWEADWLTGYHGAGPVRVGNNAFRQRQLDVYGEVMDALHLARERGLAETAESWALQRALLHDLERIWRLPDRGLWEVRGPERHFTHSRVMVWVAFDRAVHAVEEFGLPGPVERWRDLRDRVHAEVLRDGWNDQLGAFTQYYGGTELDAATLMLPMLGFLPGTDDRILGTIAAIDRDLRHGDLVDRYSTDPGISPVDGLSGREGSFIACSFWFVNALELSGRCDEALAMFHRLVALANDVGLYSEEYDSDTRRFTGNFPQAFSQLAMVDSAALLALNTPRRHEQDRRDGQVSRHHHARRHADDGHPGCS
- a CDS encoding putative bifunctional diguanylate cyclase/phosphodiesterase, with the protein product MTERPGDPAGAGDHDADHAIAARRLAQGWAAAINGTSYVSMSQDEVVEYLVGLATRILTALAAEPFNARAAWEVGVDLVDSHFTSSATLERSITLLGEEITQALPDLAAGRVSAVQGALAGGYGYALRQRTLHEQEAIREAVLDAREQAEAALRASEARFRALFTEAAIGIGLADVDGRMLDANLALQQMLGYSLEEFRGFSLQEFLHAGDPESTHEAYRQLTRGDREYFRAEKQFFRSDGDSVWTNLTVSLVRGPDGEPQYQLAMMEDVTDRHQLQDRLRYQALHDPLTGLANRALFLDRLARVFNRPERDRRVGLCFIDLDGFKVINDSLGHHVGDELLVAVAKRLAASVALNDCLVARLGGDEFVLLAERSSGTDQLIELGNQVLDVLADPIRIGGHQLSVSASIGIVERPVVAGGSGDLIRDADVTLYWAKSEGKSRWALFDPERNAREVARFRLSATMPAALEREEFYVDYQPLVALADGRVIAVEALVRWQHPEHGLLAPDRFIGLAEETGLIVQLGRWVLEHTCRQARQWSDEFGDDAPFVSVNLAARQSRDPSLVSDVESILRETGLRAGQLQLELTESAVMGTAEDQTSALRKLYDMGVRIAIDDFGTGYSNLAYLRRLPVHELKIAGSFVEGLRVAGRPDPVDEQIVGALVTLAHALGLTVTAEGVETAAQAERLRDIGCEAGQGWYFARPGPPAAINRLLTAQRRH
- a CDS encoding SAM-dependent methyltransferase, translating into MAGERPSWVPSEVDVERPSAARMYDYFLGGAHNFAVDRQMADQVIATFPGTRRFAQLNRSFLRWSVRLLLDAGVRQFIDLGSGIPTVGNVHETAQRIDPTAKVVYVDNDPVAYAHSRSILAHDKQAAVVNADLRDVDAVLTDPTVVDLLDLSEPVGLLTVAVLHFIPDADDPAATLAQYYEAVAAGSHLVVSHGLAEPVHEGEQEDERATTVKKVYSRSATPLTLRTEAQIAELFGDFAIIDPPGVVNAGLFSGGDLYAGPDPDWAPGAVGVGRKA
- a CDS encoding lysozyme, whose amino-acid sequence is MTKTNRLRARVGIIAATTTLLLLGAVTPAIAGRTAVETEQTTEETPLPEGSNEHYAGSQIVKHEGRHGSPDMTTKQASQTHGMDVSGWQGSVNWDNAWANGAKFAYVKATEGTGFRNPDFAQQYNGSYNVGMIRGAYHFALPDRSTGAAQAKYFVANGGGWSKDGRTLPPTLDIEYNPYGATCYGLSQSQMVAWIRDFSNEVHRLTTRYPTIYTSTSWWQTCTGNNGGFGATNPLWIARYASSVGTLPNGWGFHTIWQYADSGIFPGDQNWFNGAHDRLQALANG